The following proteins are encoded in a genomic region of Coregonus clupeaformis isolate EN_2021a chromosome 14, ASM2061545v1, whole genome shotgun sequence:
- the LOC121581037 gene encoding ankyrin repeat and SOCS box protein 10 isoform X1 produces the protein MSGGGSFVFTPTALRSLQLDEDMLERDKYKKQLASHQLNGYMLKKEARDRVGPAPTRSCTYVRPPAVCHDLVIQNAIYTGDADAVQHFFPRGVTSNLIIKPQGGDMRWVARGEGLWSLTYEQQLTTPLHITAGRGFVDCLRHLLQRGASVDLAPGGTTALHEACQSGQPQCVKLLLSHGANSNAVSEDGLMPLHMCTSPESLVCAKHLLQFGAAINGRSLNEDNTPLHVAARNGLPGHTELYLRYGAALEKQNDDGLTPLNAACSQPQEKYDLERYTKVCELLLAAGADVNTGDQDKQSPLHMACKNVNPDVVDRLLAHGACVNTMCYSGNAPMQNVLKVVAYKAEHKPERVVRSLLNHGSIRVWPGALPEVLKYCCVSPRTIEVLLNAYDRLKVTDDWVEAVSPEMFKEHKGFYESVFSLQQTPRSLQHLARWKFRNYLDGQVHKVVPHLDLPTFIKNFLLLEFRDYVH, from the exons ATGTCGGGAGGAGGCAGTTTCGTCTTCACCCCCACGGCCTTGCGTTCCCTCCAGCTGGACGAGGACATGCTGGAGAGAGACAAGTACAAGAAGCAGCTGGCCAGCCACCAGCTCAATGGCTACATGCTGAAGAAAGAGGCCAGGGACAGGGTAGGCCCTGCACCTACGAGGTCCTGCACCTATGTTAGACCCCCGGCTGTGTGCCATGACCTGGTCATCCAGAACGCAATCTATACTGGAGATGCGGACGCTGTGCAGCATTTCTTCCCCAGGGGCGTCACGTCGAACCTCATCATCAAGCCCCAGGGAGGGGACATGCGCTGGGTGGCCAGGGGGGAAG GACTGTGGTCTCTGACCTACGAGCAGCAGCTGACCACCCCACTCCACATTACAGCAGGCCGGGGGTTTGTTGACTGCCTGAGGCACCTGCTGCAGCGCGGGGCCAGCGTAGACCTAGCCCCTGGGGGCACCACTGCCCTCCATGAGGCCTGCCAGAGCGGCCAGCCCCAGTGTGTAAAGCTGCTGCTGTCCCATGGTGCCAACTCCAACGCTGTCAGTGAAGATGGGCTCATGCCCTTGCACATGTGCACCAGTCCTGAGTCCCTAGT gtgtgccaaacacCTGCTCCAGTTTGGCGCCGCAATCAACGGGCGGAGCCTCAACGAGGATAACACGCCGTTACATGTGGCAGCACGGAACGGGCTCCCGGGTCACACGGAGCTGTACCTGCGCTATGGCGCCGCCCTGGAGAAGCAGAATGATGATGGTCTCACGCCACTCAACGCCGCTTGCTCACAACCACAGGAGAAGTATGATCTGGAACGCTACACCAAG GTATGTGAGCTGCTGCTGGCGGCGGGAGCTGACGTCAACACAGGGGACCAGGACAAACAGTCCCCACTCCACATGGCCTGTAAGAACGTCAACCCGGACGTGGTGGATCGTCTTCTGGCCCACGGAGCCTGCGTCAACACCATGTGTTACAGCGGAAACGCCCCCATGCAAAACGTCCTCAag GTGGTGGCCTACAAGGCAGAGCACAAGCCAGAGAGGGTAGTCCGCTCTCTGCTCAATCACGGCTCCATCAGGGTGTGGCCTGGAGCACTGCCCGAG GTGCTAAAGTACTGCTGTGTCTCCCCACGAACCATCGAGGTTCTTCTGAATGCGTACGACCGCCTCAAGGTCACAGATGACTGGGTGGAGGCTGTTTCACCTGAGATGTTTAAG GAACACAAGGGGTTCTATGAGTCTGTCTTCTCCCTGCAACAGACCCCTCGCTCCCTACAGCACCTGGCTCGATGGAAGTTCAGGAACTACCTAGACGGGCAAGTACACAAGGTGGTGCCACACCTAGACCTGCCCACCTTCATCAAAAACTTCCTGCTGCTGGAGTTCAGAGACTATGTCCACTGA
- the LOC121581037 gene encoding ankyrin repeat and SOCS box protein 10 isoform X2 produces the protein MPPKRYRNDVIATAQATGYILQFWNCLLVGDDLTLISIIDEPECEDLIDAVYDTSNIEEWKNFRHHYRTLRLWSLTYEQQLTTPLHITAGRGFVDCLRHLLQRGASVDLAPGGTTALHEACQSGQPQCVKLLLSHGANSNAVSEDGLMPLHMCTSPESLVCAKHLLQFGAAINGRSLNEDNTPLHVAARNGLPGHTELYLRYGAALEKQNDDGLTPLNAACSQPQEKYDLERYTKVCELLLAAGADVNTGDQDKQSPLHMACKNVNPDVVDRLLAHGACVNTMCYSGNAPMQNVLKVVAYKAEHKPERVVRSLLNHGSIRVWPGALPEVLKYCCVSPRTIEVLLNAYDRLKVTDDWVEAVSPEMFKEHKGFYESVFSLQQTPRSLQHLARWKFRNYLDGQVHKVVPHLDLPTFIKNFLLLEFRDYVH, from the exons ATGCCTCCAAAGCGCTACCGCAACGATGTGATCGCTACGGCCCAGGCCACAGGTTATATTCTTCAATTTTGGAACTGTCTGCTGGTGGGGGATGACCTGACCCTTATTAGCATCATAGATGAACCAGAGTGTGAAGACCTCATTGATGCCGTCTATGACACCAGCAACATTGAGGAGTGGAAGAACTTCAGGCACCACTATAGAACCCTGA GACTGTGGTCTCTGACCTACGAGCAGCAGCTGACCACCCCACTCCACATTACAGCAGGCCGGGGGTTTGTTGACTGCCTGAGGCACCTGCTGCAGCGCGGGGCCAGCGTAGACCTAGCCCCTGGGGGCACCACTGCCCTCCATGAGGCCTGCCAGAGCGGCCAGCCCCAGTGTGTAAAGCTGCTGCTGTCCCATGGTGCCAACTCCAACGCTGTCAGTGAAGATGGGCTCATGCCCTTGCACATGTGCACCAGTCCTGAGTCCCTAGT gtgtgccaaacacCTGCTCCAGTTTGGCGCCGCAATCAACGGGCGGAGCCTCAACGAGGATAACACGCCGTTACATGTGGCAGCACGGAACGGGCTCCCGGGTCACACGGAGCTGTACCTGCGCTATGGCGCCGCCCTGGAGAAGCAGAATGATGATGGTCTCACGCCACTCAACGCCGCTTGCTCACAACCACAGGAGAAGTATGATCTGGAACGCTACACCAAG GTATGTGAGCTGCTGCTGGCGGCGGGAGCTGACGTCAACACAGGGGACCAGGACAAACAGTCCCCACTCCACATGGCCTGTAAGAACGTCAACCCGGACGTGGTGGATCGTCTTCTGGCCCACGGAGCCTGCGTCAACACCATGTGTTACAGCGGAAACGCCCCCATGCAAAACGTCCTCAag GTGGTGGCCTACAAGGCAGAGCACAAGCCAGAGAGGGTAGTCCGCTCTCTGCTCAATCACGGCTCCATCAGGGTGTGGCCTGGAGCACTGCCCGAG GTGCTAAAGTACTGCTGTGTCTCCCCACGAACCATCGAGGTTCTTCTGAATGCGTACGACCGCCTCAAGGTCACAGATGACTGGGTGGAGGCTGTTTCACCTGAGATGTTTAAG GAACACAAGGGGTTCTATGAGTCTGTCTTCTCCCTGCAACAGACCCCTCGCTCCCTACAGCACCTGGCTCGATGGAAGTTCAGGAACTACCTAGACGGGCAAGTACACAAGGTGGTGCCACACCTAGACCTGCCCACCTTCATCAAAAACTTCCTGCTGCTGGAGTTCAGAGACTATGTCCACTGA
- the LOC121581535 gene encoding homeobox protein GBX-1-like, which produces MQRPGGQGAAFSIDSLIGTPQPRPGHLLYTGYPMFMPYRPLMIPQSLSHSHLPSGIPPLAPLTSFAGRLTNTFCASLGQGMPSMVALTTTLPSFSDAPDSFYPPQELPGPRLSADPGTRRQESPHSDDLHGRDKGSDLLNFSETFQTIPGETKLYSSDDEKLDLKSADTACSDREDSSAVDSENESFSDGNNCGSLSQKSKLKPGSQEALPPGSSAGKSRRRRTAFTSEQLLELEKEFHCKKYLSLTERSQIAHALKLSEVQVKIWFQNRRAKWKRIKAGNVNNRSGEPVRNPKIVVPIPVHVNRFAVRSQHQQIEQTRP; this is translated from the exons ATGCAAAGACCGGGCGGCCAAGGGGCGGCGTTTTCGATTGACTCCTTGATAGGAACTCCGCAACCTCGGCCGGGACACCTGCTCTACACGGGCTACCCGATGTTTATGCCGTACAGACCCTTAATGATTCCTCAATCTTTATCTCATTCACATTTACCATCTGGCATACCTCCTTTGGCGCCGTTGACATCTTTCGCTGGACGTCTTACCAACACATTCTGTGCGAGTTTGGGACAGGGTATGCCGTCCATGGTGGCTCTCACGACAACACTGCCAAGTTTCTCGGATGCCCCGGATAGTTTCTATCCTCCCCAAGAGCTCCCCGGACCTCGGTTAAGTGCCGACCCAGGAACGAGGAGACAGGAGAGCCCACACTCAGATGATCTCCATGGAAGGGACAAGGGGTCGGACTTACTCAACTTCTCGGAAACATTTCAAACTATACCAG GTGAGACTAAATTGTACAGCTCAGATGATGAGAAGTTGGACCTCAAATCAGCGGACACAGCTTGCAGTGACAGAGAGGACAGCTCTGCCGTTGACAGCGAAAACGAAAGCTTCTCCGATGGGAACAACTGTGGTTCTTTATCCCAAAAGAGTAAACTAAAACCCGGGTCGCAGGAAGCTCTACCACCGGGAAGCTCAGCGGGAAAGAGCAGGAGGAGACGAACAGCTTTTACAAGCGAGCAGCTACTTGAACTTGAGAAGGAATTTCATTGTAAGAAGTACCTTTCGCTCACCGAACGCTCTCAAATAGCACACGCACTTAAATTGAGCGAGGTGCAGGTCAAGATTTGGTTCCAGAATCGTAGGGCCAAATGGAAAAGAATAAAAGCTGGCAACGTCAATAACAGGTCGGGAGAGCCTGTGAGAAACCCCAAAATTGTGGTCCCCATCCCAGTGCACGTCAACAGGTTTGCGGTGAGGAGTCAGCACCAACAGATAGAGCAAACAAGGCCATGA